One part of the Pecten maximus chromosome 1, xPecMax1.1, whole genome shotgun sequence genome encodes these proteins:
- the LOC117336186 gene encoding exocyst complex component 7-like: MAETTLLRSEIDNKLEKERHNLQTLNEAMSKSNSNTQNMLTILESFQNRLKKLESTVEPVYNETEMLRRRQENIERTTMTLENVLGYYHVSREVEVQIKEGPHSCGLQSYLLQMDRLLQAHNYFQKHNPTSLELVDVIRVFDEGKDALQVEFRTLLGRHGRPVPAITILNHISQYEDLQPGEADPPSEIEHLPEKIITELGQIARWLVTNGPTTDFLKDYTTMRSSMLVKSLQCLKEHMKSSSGSSVNALFPGQHSPAAASKFRPNKDTPVRKSMRKIAHSFRKKAATALIQSPFDPGHRRQGSYTDVIKEESLDVEIDIYITELTALLKLMQSENQLMSGIVPEKHHRTVFDGVVQQAIDAVVSEGELLASNAKKNIFKHEFMAVLSIYPVVKHLRTIRPEFDYTLEGCTTPTRAKLISLLSTLGSTGAKALEEFVESIKNDPDKASMPRDGTVHELTNHTIIFLEPLLDYSDTAGAMLLMHGEKAAPSEAVDAKKSRLKLAEYCTKVLSALGLNLSNKAETYSDPTLRPVFMLNNYNYILKSIQRSGLLDLIHTWNKEVGQYYEDKIQEEKKHYSQSWSRVMHYILEVNEPMSMQRTQALETAKLKDKEKQNIKDKFTGFNKELDEILRMQKGYAIPDQELREMLKKENRDFIVPSYTVFLQKYEKLNFTKNRDKYIKYSIQDVEGTIGKFFDTSA, from the exons ATGGCGGAGACGACTCTCCTGAGGTCAGAAATTGACAACAAATTAGAGAAG GAAAGACACAATCTTCAGACACTAAATGAAGCTATGAGCAAAAGTAACAGTAACACACAGAATATGCTGACGATCTTGGAGAGTTTCCAAAACAGACTGAAGAAGCTTGAAAGCACTGTAGAACCAGTATACAATGAAACTGAAATGTTAAGGAGGCGACAAGAAA atattgaaagaaCCACAATGACACTGGAGAATGTACTTGGGTACTACCATGTGAGCAGAGAAGTTGAGGTTCAGATCAAAGAAGG TCCACATTCTTGTGGTCTCCAAAGTTACCTGCTACAGATGGACAGGCTTCTCCAGGCCCACAACTACTTCCAGAAACACAACCCAACCAGCCTAGAACTTGTTGATGTT ATCCGCGTTTTTGATGAAGGAAAGGATGCCTTGCAGGTAGAGTTTCGTACATTACTTGGGCGACATGGCCGACCTGTTCCAGCCATCACTATTCTAAATCACATCAGTCAATATGAAG ACCTACAGCCAGGGGAGGCAGATCCTCCATCAGAGATTGAACACTTGCCAGAGAAGATCATCACTGAGCTTGGACAGATAGCTAGGTGGCTTGTCACTAACGGCCCCACTACAGACTTCCTGAAAGATTACACTACCATGCGGTCATCCATGTTGGTGAAATCCCTCCAATG TTTGAAGGAACATATGAAGTCCTCCAGTGGTAGCAGTGTTAATGCCCTGTTCCCGGGACAACACTCACCAGCTGCT GCCAGCAAATTTAGACCAAATAAAGATACACCAGTGAGGAAGAGTATGAGGAAAATTGC ACATTCCTTCAGGAAGAAGGCAGCAACAGCATTGATACAGTCACCGTTTGATCCAG GTCATCGACGCCAAGGTTCTTATACAGATGTGATCAAAGAGGAGAGTCTGGACGTAGAGATAGATATCTACATCACAGAGCTTACCGCACTACTCAAACTGATGCAG AGTGAGAACCAGCTGATGTCTGGTATTGTCCCAGAGAAGCACCACCGTACTGTGTTTGATGGTGTTGTCCAGCAGGCTATCGACGCAGTGGTCAGTGAGGGAGAG TTGTTGGCGAGCAATGcaaaaaagaatattttcaaACATGAGTTCATGGCGGTGCTGTCTATCTACCCAGTAGTGAAACACCTACGTACCATCAGACCAGAGTTTGATTACACACTAGAG GGTTGTACTACCCCAACTCGTGCCAAACTAATCTCATTGTTGTCGACACTTGGAAGTACA GGTGCCAAAGCTCTGGAGGAGTTTGTTGAGAGTATAAAG AATGACCCAGACAAAGCCTCTATGCCAAGAGACGGTACAGTTCATGAGCTAACTAATCAT ACTATCATATTTCTGGAGCCACTACTGGACTACTCGGATACTGCTGGTGCCATGCTGCTGATGCATG GGGAGAAAGCTGCTCCATCTGAAGCTGTTGATGCCAAGAAGAGTAGACTGAAGCTCGCAGAGTACTGTA CCAAAGTTCTGTCGGCATTAGGTCTGAACCTAAGTAACAAAGCAGAGACATACAGTGATCCCACATTGAGGCCTGTGTTCATGTTAAACAACTACAACTACATCCTAAAGTCTATACAGAG ATCTGGGTTACTAGACCTTATCCACACGTGGAATAAGGAGGTGGGGCAGTATTACGAGGACAAGATACAGGAAGAAAAGAAACATTATTCCCAGAG TTGGAGTCGAGTGATGCATTACATACTGGAGGTCAATGAGCCAATGTCTATGCAGAGAACACAGGCCTTGGAAACAGCAAAG TTAAAGGACAAGGAAAAACAGAACATTAAAGATAAGTTTACC GGGTTCAACAAAGAGCTGGACGAGATCTTGCGAATGCAGAAAGGTTATGCCATACCAGACCAAGAGTTGAGAGAGATGCTGAAAAAAGAAAACCGAGATTTTATTGTGCCATCTTATACAGTGTTCTTACAGAAGTACGAGAAACTGAATTTCACCAAAAACAGggataaatatatcaaatattccaTTCAAGATGTTGAAGGAACCATTGGAAAGTTTTTTGACACATCTGCCTAG